The following are from one region of the Methanospirillum hungatei genome:
- a CDS encoding TolB family protein, translating to MKIASLLTMVLMLLLLAPCIADEEIVDFEPVVSFSAEELIAQAPGIEEQMTFDSVFDWDPRVDEQYVTWTQYEGQGKIWFYDMKSGKREMVANIMSDQNNPDISGGIIVWDDNRHGNSNIYSYNIPMHKETPVYVDTTNQFRPAISQDMVVFEDFGNDDLRDIGMVKVGTSARPVYINVNGKDKGNPDIDGDWIAYQQLDDNKNDWNIYLFNYKTDKTVQVTRDTKIQQNPRISGDYVVWEDNRNGKWDIFMYNIKKDMTTAVTFDDYDDVEPSVSGSKIVWTRYDQDGTSDIYMVDLQIPKTYAVCVGPGNQIRPDICVDKVVWQDDRFGGWDIFMYTLQPQTPYTPYQFYGPVTFNYLPAPVGTEIIAKIDGVTKDSIVTTEEGYYGSSGSFGEQLTVDILQADIGRQITFWSGGIQGAPAITVSGDGSMMEQPLNFVYAQPLPDLLFYGSVTIDGQPAAKGTVLKAMIDGVVRGSYEITQSGQYGGQYDTDPALRVPITIADVGKHITFMEGEYGAAQTYQITSGGRFRQDLTFTTVPPMSSYEFYGYVQIDGKSAPAGTKIEAKIDDKVVTTYVTRYAGSYGAPGQTPDDPRLIVPVTEADAGRTISFWIGTIRAGASQVITRGGERIIRKDLDFGGSPYPGINADFTASPRNGNAPLTVQFTDLSTGGPTMWFWDFGDGIIPANATCSGTDCHNIANPIHTYTREGTYTITLTASNQFGASDTEVKQAFITVGQVTPGINADFTASPRSGNTPLTVQFTDLSTGGPTMWFWDFGDGIIPANATCSGTDCHNIANPIHTYTREGTYTVTLTASNQFGASDTEVKQAFITVGQVTPGINADFTASPRSGNTPLTVQFTDLSTGGPTMWFWDFGEGIIPANVTCSGTDCNTIANPVHTYTKEGTYTVTLTASNQFGASDTEVKPGYISAGGSPHPTDSMPIYPGWNFVSVPKKLAPGKDTAAIFSHIEVDGHSIFQYNAVTGQWITLTASSQVKPLDAVWIYSRTSERVSLTYDSDPLQTPPTKELRKGWNAIGFTGLEPLEAKFTFLSVQDKWVNCLGFNEEKQQYDAMIIKGRNDDARLYPYSGYWLFMSDNGTLAAISA from the coding sequence ATGAAAATTGCATCACTGCTGACAATGGTTCTGATGCTCCTGCTGCTGGCACCCTGCATTGCAGATGAGGAGATAGTAGATTTTGAACCGGTGGTGAGTTTTTCAGCAGAAGAACTCATCGCCCAGGCACCGGGTATTGAAGAACAGATGACCTTTGACTCTGTATTTGACTGGGATCCACGGGTAGACGAACAATATGTCACCTGGACCCAATATGAGGGACAAGGGAAGATCTGGTTCTATGATATGAAATCAGGAAAACGGGAAATGGTTGCAAATATTATGAGTGACCAGAATAATCCCGATATTTCCGGAGGAATTATTGTCTGGGATGATAACCGACACGGAAACTCAAATATTTACTCGTATAACATCCCCATGCATAAGGAAACCCCGGTTTATGTTGACACGACGAATCAGTTCAGACCTGCAATCTCGCAGGACATGGTAGTTTTTGAAGACTTTGGGAATGATGATCTCAGAGACATCGGAATGGTAAAGGTCGGAACCAGTGCCCGTCCGGTGTACATCAACGTTAATGGTAAGGATAAGGGAAATCCTGACATTGACGGAGACTGGATTGCTTACCAGCAACTTGATGATAATAAGAACGACTGGAACATTTACCTGTTCAATTACAAAACTGACAAAACAGTTCAGGTAACCCGGGATACAAAAATTCAGCAAAACCCAAGAATTTCCGGTGATTATGTCGTCTGGGAGGATAACAGGAACGGCAAGTGGGACATTTTCATGTACAATATCAAAAAGGACATGACCACTGCTGTAACCTTTGATGACTATGATGATGTCGAACCTTCTGTATCTGGTTCCAAGATTGTTTGGACCAGGTACGACCAGGATGGTACCAGCGACATTTACATGGTCGATCTCCAGATTCCAAAGACATATGCAGTATGTGTTGGACCTGGAAACCAGATCAGACCTGATATCTGTGTTGATAAGGTAGTTTGGCAGGATGATCGGTTTGGAGGATGGGACATTTTCATGTATACCCTCCAGCCACAGACTCCATACACCCCATACCAGTTCTACGGCCCAGTTACGTTTAATTACCTCCCTGCTCCGGTAGGAACTGAAATTATTGCAAAAATTGACGGGGTAACAAAGGACTCTATTGTAACAACAGAGGAAGGATACTACGGCAGCTCTGGCAGTTTTGGAGAACAACTGACAGTAGATATCCTACAGGCTGATATTGGCCGCCAGATTACTTTCTGGAGTGGAGGAATACAGGGAGCACCAGCAATCACCGTTTCAGGCGACGGCTCCATGATGGAGCAGCCATTAAACTTTGTATATGCTCAGCCTCTCCCGGACCTTCTCTTTTATGGCTCAGTTACAATTGACGGCCAGCCGGCTGCAAAAGGGACTGTCCTGAAAGCAATGATCGATGGGGTTGTGAGAGGAAGCTACGAGATCACCCAGAGTGGCCAGTATGGCGGTCAGTATGACACCGATCCAGCCTTACGGGTTCCAATTACTATTGCAGACGTCGGGAAGCATATCACCTTCATGGAAGGGGAATATGGAGCTGCTCAGACCTACCAGATAACGAGTGGAGGCAGATTCAGACAGGATCTTACGTTCACAACCGTTCCACCAATGAGCTCATACGAGTTTTATGGTTATGTCCAGATTGATGGGAAATCTGCCCCTGCGGGAACCAAAATAGAAGCCAAGATCGATGACAAGGTAGTAACCACCTATGTGACCAGATATGCTGGTTCCTATGGAGCACCAGGTCAGACTCCTGACGACCCACGACTGATTGTTCCGGTAACTGAAGCCGATGCCGGAAGAACCATTTCATTCTGGATTGGAACCATCAGAGCTGGAGCATCACAGGTTATCACCCGTGGTGGTGAGCGGATTATCCGGAAAGATCTTGACTTTGGAGGTTCTCCATATCCAGGTATCAATGCAGACTTTACCGCTTCACCAAGAAATGGAAATGCCCCGCTCACTGTACAGTTCACCGATCTCTCTACAGGCGGACCGACCATGTGGTTCTGGGACTTTGGAGATGGAATTATCCCTGCAAATGCAACATGCTCAGGAACTGACTGTCATAATATTGCAAACCCAATCCACACATACACCAGAGAGGGAACATACACAATTACTCTGACTGCTTCAAACCAGTTTGGGGCATCAGATACTGAGGTGAAACAGGCATTTATCACCGTTGGGCAGGTAACACCAGGAATCAACGCTGACTTTACCGCTTCACCAAGAAGTGGAAATACCCCACTCACTGTTCAGTTCACCGATCTCTCTACGGGTGGACCAACCATGTGGTTCTGGGACTTTGGAGATGGAATTATCCCTGCAAATGCAACATGCTCGGGAACTGACTGTCATAATATTGCAAACCCAATCCACACATACACCAGAGAGGGGACATACACAGTTACTCTGACTGCTTCAAACCAGTTTGGGGCGTCAGATACTGAAGTGAAACAGGCATTTATCACCGTTGGGCAGGTAACACCAGGAATCAACGCTGACTTTACCGCTTCACCAAGAAGTGGAAATACCCCACTCACTGTCCAGTTCACCGATCTCTCTACAGGTGGACCGACCATGTGGTTCTGGGACTTTGGAGAGGGAATTATTCCTGCAAATGTAACATGCTCAGGAACTGACTGCAATACCATTGCAAACCCGGTCCACACATACACCAAAGAGGGAACATACACCGTTACTCTGACCGCTTCAAACCAGTTTGGGGCGTCAGATACTGAAGTGAAACCTGGATATATCAGTGCAGGGGGCAGCCCGCATCCAACAGATTCAATGCCAATTTATCCTGGCTGGAATTTTGTCTCAGTTCCAAAGAAACTTGCACCAGGAAAAGACACTGCGGCAATTTTCAGTCATATTGAGGTAGATGGACACAGTATCTTCCAGTATAATGCAGTGACCGGTCAGTGGATTACTCTGACAGCCTCAAGTCAGGTAAAACCCCTTGATGCAGTCTGGATTTATTCAAGGACGTCTGAACGGGTCTCACTGACATATGACTCAGATCCACTTCAGACTCCACCAACGAAAGAACTTCGAAAGGGTTGGAATGCAATCGGATTTACCGGACTTGAACCTCTGGAAGCAAAATTCACGTTCCTTTCAGTTCAGGATAAGTGGGTCAATTGTCTTGGATTTAACGAGGAAAAACAGCAGTATGATGCGATGATCATTAAGGGCAGAAATGACGATGCACGGCTGTACCCATATAGCGGATACTGGTTGTTCATGTCAGATAACGGCACTCTTGCCGCTATTTCAGCCTGA
- a CDS encoding PKD domain-containing protein, translated as MMKIWTYVPIILLILLCGGVTAQEVVFSPSGGSGEEIQAGNISFSTPVSASSGIAILAVSENPDEYTVANEVTVDTTRFDLSSESCGGSEKQITFGNLNHVNPRVADGRVVFEEWSSGVSSISLYDIQSGGLYPVYPGKLHQSYPDISGRIVVYEQAGAGTNQVTNINGYDLQTDTAAPISSSTANQNQPVVSGRYIAWQDWRKGNSDIYMADLNSGTSQAVTKDLAEQKKPDISGSYIIWEDWRNGNADIYLYDIAAGKEYQLTNNPYNQRNPRISGKIVVWEDDRNGISDVFAMTLDTFQEYQLTEAKYKAVNPDVSGPLVVWEDYRNGNADIYLLDLITGYIYQITTNQGDQKSPSIYGNHLVWQDYRTGNSNIFLYTFSQSVGTGKYQLYGSASMSGSGAPAGTVVSALIDGVVRATTTVQQTGQYGSSYGPFLEIPVTNADTGKTISFRLNDYQADQTLTVGSGGVMRLDLTASSVPPVQTYTLSGNLMMNSAPAPIGTVITASIDSQIRGQVTVTNAGSYTSLSIPVNQNDIGKTIIFTANSGGTTLQAAQSISVGQQVGGWFDLTFGTSPAQTIYSFSGSVLLDGQYAPAGTVISAVIDNQVRSQITITSSGQYNSLNVPVYQTDNGKYLSFTALYNGATYNAAQQVTLSVQQGDLIIASADVSAASAQKIQKKLDLTFTVSAQTKYSFWGRANLDSRPMAAGNTIYALIDNQIRGQITTLTVGSYGSEYGPFLEVPITNADIGKTIRFQTASGAEGDQTQLVVSGLKVLKNINFISKPSSAADFTATPTQGTIPLTVKFTDKSSGSPKSWYWDFGDGTTSTERNPSHVYSQNGVYSVGLMTTLWNGQTKTAVKQNLITAGIISPPEAQVSLNQGWNFISVPKMLADGQNNAKTLFGHVDVGGHSIFAYNPRTKSWNTVSATTVINPLDAVWIYSTKKDAVYLYFAGDALQIPPTRKLVKGWNTFGVTSLNTVPAQNALLSVKDQWVYVIGFDSSTQRYQSTIMNVPESNANVLYPGYGYWIYMNEEGDLAAIGI; from the coding sequence ATGATGAAGATATGGACATATGTACCAATTATTCTGCTCATTCTTCTTTGTGGTGGGGTCACTGCACAAGAGGTTGTGTTTTCTCCTTCTGGAGGATCAGGAGAAGAAATTCAAGCGGGGAATATATCATTTAGTACCCCGGTGAGTGCTTCAAGTGGAATTGCAATTCTTGCAGTTTCAGAAAATCCAGATGAATATACCGTTGCAAATGAAGTAACGGTAGATACCACCAGATTTGATCTCTCCTCAGAATCGTGTGGGGGATCTGAGAAGCAGATCACATTCGGTAACCTGAATCATGTAAATCCTCGGGTTGCCGATGGAAGGGTTGTATTTGAGGAGTGGAGCTCAGGAGTATCCAGTATCAGCCTGTATGACATTCAGTCAGGTGGATTATACCCGGTTTATCCTGGCAAACTTCACCAGAGTTACCCTGATATATCTGGCAGAATTGTAGTGTATGAACAGGCAGGAGCAGGAACAAACCAGGTCACAAACATTAACGGGTACGACCTGCAGACTGACACTGCTGCCCCGATATCATCCTCTACAGCAAATCAGAATCAGCCAGTTGTATCTGGAAGATATATCGCCTGGCAAGACTGGAGAAAGGGGAATTCAGACATTTACATGGCTGATCTCAACTCGGGAACAAGTCAGGCTGTAACAAAGGATCTAGCAGAACAGAAAAAGCCGGATATCTCTGGTTCTTACATCATCTGGGAAGACTGGAGAAATGGAAATGCAGATATTTACCTGTACGATATCGCAGCAGGGAAAGAGTACCAGCTGACTAATAATCCATATAATCAGAGAAACCCGCGTATAAGTGGAAAGATTGTTGTATGGGAAGATGATCGGAATGGTATCTCTGACGTTTTTGCAATGACTCTGGATACATTCCAGGAGTATCAATTAACCGAAGCGAAGTATAAGGCGGTAAATCCGGATGTTTCAGGACCACTGGTCGTGTGGGAGGATTACCGGAATGGAAATGCAGACATCTACCTGCTTGACCTGATTACCGGATACATTTACCAGATTACAACAAACCAGGGAGATCAGAAGAGTCCGTCAATCTATGGAAATCATCTTGTCTGGCAGGATTACCGTACAGGTAACTCGAATATCTTCCTGTATACCTTTTCTCAATCTGTTGGAACAGGTAAATACCAACTCTATGGATCAGCTTCAATGAGTGGCTCCGGAGCTCCGGCCGGAACCGTAGTAAGTGCTCTTATTGACGGAGTTGTCAGGGCAACAACTACCGTGCAGCAGACTGGCCAGTATGGCTCATCCTATGGGCCGTTCCTTGAAATTCCAGTAACCAATGCAGATACCGGAAAAACAATCTCATTCAGATTGAATGATTATCAGGCTGATCAGACCCTGACTGTGGGATCAGGCGGGGTCATGAGACTAGACCTTACCGCGTCCAGTGTCCCGCCTGTTCAGACTTACACCCTATCCGGGAATCTTATGATGAATAGTGCTCCTGCACCTATTGGAACGGTAATTACGGCATCAATAGATTCTCAAATCAGAGGACAGGTAACTGTTACGAATGCAGGATCATACACCAGCCTTTCCATCCCGGTTAACCAGAACGACATCGGAAAAACAATAATATTTACAGCAAATTCAGGAGGAACAACTCTTCAGGCTGCTCAGAGTATCAGTGTCGGCCAACAGGTTGGTGGATGGTTTGATCTGACATTCGGAACGTCACCAGCTCAGACAATTTATAGTTTTAGTGGATCTGTTCTGCTCGACGGTCAATATGCTCCGGCAGGAACAGTGATTTCTGCAGTCATTGATAACCAGGTCAGAAGTCAGATAACAATCACATCATCCGGTCAGTATAATTCTCTGAATGTACCTGTGTACCAGACCGATAATGGGAAATATCTCTCATTTACCGCTCTGTATAATGGTGCAACCTATAATGCAGCCCAGCAGGTTACACTTTCAGTCCAGCAGGGTGATCTGATCATCGCATCTGCAGATGTTTCTGCTGCAAGTGCCCAGAAAATCCAGAAAAAACTGGACCTTACCTTCACGGTATCAGCCCAGACAAAATACTCATTCTGGGGACGAGCAAACCTTGATAGCCGTCCAATGGCTGCAGGAAACACCATCTATGCTCTCATTGATAATCAGATCAGGGGCCAGATTACAACTCTTACAGTAGGATCATATGGCTCTGAATACGGTCCATTCCTTGAAGTTCCTATAACCAATGCAGATATTGGGAAGACCATTCGGTTCCAGACAGCGTCCGGTGCAGAAGGGGATCAGACGCAATTGGTTGTAAGTGGATTAAAAGTTCTGAAAAATATCAATTTCATTTCAAAACCCTCCAGTGCAGCAGACTTTACTGCAACCCCGACCCAGGGGACAATTCCACTCACGGTTAAATTTACAGATAAGTCATCAGGAAGTCCGAAATCATGGTATTGGGATTTTGGTGACGGAACAACCTCTACTGAGAGGAATCCAAGCCATGTCTATTCCCAAAACGGAGTCTACTCAGTAGGACTTATGACCACCCTGTGGAACGGACAGACCAAGACTGCTGTGAAACAAAATCTGATTACCGCAGGAATTATCAGCCCGCCTGAGGCACAGGTCAGTCTGAACCAGGGATGGAACTTTATCTCGGTTCCCAAGATGCTCGCTGACGGTCAAAATAACGCAAAAACCCTCTTTGGACATGTCGATGTCGGTGGACATAGTATATTCGCCTACAATCCACGGACAAAATCCTGGAATACAGTCAGTGCTACGACAGTTATCAATCCGCTTGATGCAGTCTGGATTTATTCAACCAAGAAAGATGCAGTATACCTCTACTTTGCCGGTGATGCTCTGCAGATCCCACCAACCAGGAAACTTGTGAAAGGATGGAATACCTTTGGTGTGACCAGCTTGAACACCGTACCAGCACAGAACGCACTCCTTTCTGTAAAGGATCAGTGGGTATATGTGATAGGGTTTGATTCCTCTACACAACGGTACCAGAGCACGATAATGAACGTTCCAGAGAGTAATGCGAATGTTCTGTATCCTGGATATGGATATTGGATTTACATGAATGAAGAAGGAGATCTCGCGGCTATCGGAATATAA
- a CDS encoding UbiX family flavin prenyltransferase, translating into MNPRIVVGVSGASGMLYARRLLDHLAGKAEVHVIISPVAQEIAHHEQIVFDDPDIIIHAPENLASQVASGSFIHHGMVIAPCSMKTLSAVAHGFTPNLLTRAADVTLKERRPCILLLRENPLSRIHIENMLRAHDAGALIMTASPPFYHRPDTITSLVDAVVARILDHLEIAHSIGGRWSGYE; encoded by the coding sequence ATGAATCCAAGGATAGTAGTTGGAGTTTCGGGGGCATCCGGAATGCTCTATGCCAGGCGGTTGCTTGATCATCTGGCTGGAAAAGCTGAGGTACATGTCATTATATCTCCAGTTGCCCAGGAGATTGCTCATCATGAGCAGATCGTTTTTGACGATCCGGATATTATTATTCATGCTCCTGAAAACCTGGCTTCACAGGTTGCCAGTGGATCATTTATTCACCATGGTATGGTGATTGCACCATGTAGTATGAAGACATTGTCTGCAGTGGCCCATGGTTTTACTCCAAACCTGCTTACGCGGGCAGCTGATGTAACCCTGAAAGAGCGGCGGCCATGCATTCTCCTTCTTCGGGAAAATCCCCTCTCAAGGATTCATATAGAAAATATGCTCCGTGCCCACGATGCAGGAGCCCTCATTATGACTGCAAGTCCCCCATTTTATCACCGACCGGATACCATCACCAGTCTTGTAGATGCAGTAGTTGCACGAATACTTGACCACCTGGAGATTGCCCACTCAATTGGTGGCCGATGGAGTGGTTACGAATGA
- a CDS encoding PKD domain-containing protein yields MTKILYVLTLFLVLGLAASGVVSAASGQKNSEGAGSAICDGPGGACIIADFIGSPTDGTVPLRVQFLDSSTGYPSMWAWDFGDGNTASGTANPVHIYSEPGIYTVSLTATSITGATSTKVRQRYIIVRDKNPLEADFLANPTYGKAPLFVQFTDCSKGAVQEWKWDFGDGETAYEQNPSHTYQRPGKYTVTLTVSSPTAGSSTKVKEKYIIVEPSCIIEARFKAEPTSGSAPLTVKFTDLSVGGPTMWAWDFGDGSTDMVANPTHIFKNPGTYQVRLTASSQTCEAGVSETTITVSSPPIKADFSANPTTGEAPLTVQFTDLSTGNPTMWNWDFGDGNIIPAAENESEDVACEGGRCPPPQNNIQNPVHTYRIPGTYAVTLTASNKYSSDTITKTQFVTVSPKAIKADFSANPRSGEVPLTVQFTDLSIGNPTMWAWDFGDGATDMIAHPVHTYNTPGTYAVTLTASNQYTSDTITKTQFVTVSPKVIKADFSANPRTGEAPLTVQFTDLSTGNPTMWNWDFGDGNIIPAAENESEDVACEGGRCPPPQNNIQNPVHTYRIPGTYAVTLTASNQYTSDTVTKTQFVTVSPKVIKADFSADPRSGEAPLRVQFTDLSTGNPTMWNWDFGDGNIIPAAENESEDVACEGGRCPPPQNNVKNPVHVYRVPGTYAVTLTASNQYTSDTVTKTQFVTVSPKVIKADFSADPRSGDAPLRVQFTDLSTGNPTMWNWDFGDGNIIPAAENESEDVACEGGRCPPPQNNVKNPVHTYRIPGTYAVTLTASNQYTSDTVTKTQFVTVNDVSINADFVGTPTNGYAPLTVTFTDTSTGKPTMWAWDFGDGTTDMVGNPVHTYTQPGVYTVTLTASSQYGSSDTEVKQGYITVTANAIVADFDGNPRSGCAPLTVQFTDKSSDSPTMWNWDFGDGNIIPAAENESEDVACEGGRCPPPQNNVKNPVHVYRVPGTYAVTLTASNQYGATGTATKQAFITVESCPPVKADFDGNPRTGVPPLSVTFTDKSTGNPTMWAWDFGDGATDMIANPIHTYTKEGKYTVTLTASSKYGSDTVSKSEFISVSTPYDDNIPISGGWNFISVPKKLAPGYDTASIFSVVDSGGHSMFQYDTGKHLWNTMDPSTPVKPLEGFWIYSKGTSSVPIRYDTNPVQTPPTGYLKKGWNGIGFTGNTPMEAKFTLLSVQDKWVNCAGFNAQIQQYDPMIIKGSNDGNLMYPFRGYWLYMTADGVLAANAA; encoded by the coding sequence ATGACAAAAATACTATATGTGCTCACTCTTTTCCTGGTGCTCGGTCTTGCGGCATCGGGAGTGGTATCAGCCGCAAGTGGGCAGAAAAATTCAGAAGGGGCTGGGAGTGCCATATGTGATGGACCCGGCGGCGCTTGTATTATAGCTGATTTTATCGGAAGTCCGACTGATGGTACAGTTCCTCTTCGAGTTCAATTCCTTGACTCTTCCACTGGATATCCATCCATGTGGGCATGGGACTTTGGGGATGGGAACACTGCATCAGGAACAGCGAATCCGGTTCATATCTATAGTGAACCAGGTATCTACACCGTAAGCCTGACTGCAACAAGTATTACTGGTGCAACCAGTACAAAGGTCAGACAACGGTATATTATTGTCCGGGATAAAAATCCGCTTGAAGCAGATTTTCTGGCAAATCCAACATATGGAAAAGCACCTCTATTTGTGCAGTTCACCGACTGTTCCAAAGGAGCAGTTCAGGAATGGAAATGGGATTTTGGTGATGGGGAAACTGCATATGAACAAAATCCAAGTCATACCTACCAGAGACCAGGTAAGTATACCGTTACCCTGACTGTTAGTAGTCCAACTGCAGGATCCAGTACGAAAGTAAAAGAGAAGTACATCATCGTTGAACCTTCCTGTATCATTGAAGCACGGTTCAAAGCCGAACCTACCTCTGGATCTGCACCATTGACGGTCAAATTTACTGATCTCTCGGTGGGTGGACCAACTATGTGGGCGTGGGACTTTGGGGATGGTTCCACCGATATGGTTGCAAACCCGACACATATCTTCAAAAATCCAGGCACATACCAGGTCCGTCTTACCGCTTCAAGTCAGACATGTGAGGCTGGAGTAAGTGAGACCACGATAACGGTATCTTCTCCACCGATTAAAGCAGATTTCTCTGCAAATCCAACAACAGGTGAAGCCCCGTTAACGGTTCAGTTTACTGACCTTTCAACTGGTAATCCAACCATGTGGAACTGGGACTTTGGTGACGGAAATATTATTCCGGCAGCAGAAAATGAATCAGAGGATGTCGCTTGTGAGGGTGGAAGATGTCCGCCACCACAAAACAACATACAAAATCCGGTTCATACCTATAGAATCCCAGGAACCTACGCAGTAACACTGACTGCATCCAACAAATACAGTTCAGATACTATTACAAAAACACAGTTTGTTACCGTATCACCAAAAGCTATCAAGGCAGATTTCTCTGCAAACCCAAGATCTGGTGAGGTTCCATTGACAGTCCAGTTTACCGATCTCTCAATCGGAAACCCGACTATGTGGGCATGGGACTTTGGAGATGGTGCGACAGATATGATTGCACATCCTGTCCACACGTACAATACACCTGGAACCTATGCAGTAACGCTCACTGCATCCAATCAGTATACTTCAGACACCATTACGAAAACACAGTTTGTAACAGTATCTCCAAAAGTTATCAAAGCGGATTTTTCAGCAAATCCAAGAACAGGAGAGGCTCCGTTAACAGTCCAGTTCACTGATCTCTCAACCGGAAATCCGACCATGTGGAACTGGGACTTTGGAGACGGAAACATTATTCCGGCAGCCGAAAATGAATCGGAAGACGTTGCATGTGAGGGAGGAAGATGTCCGCCACCACAAAACAACATACAAAATCCGGTTCATACCTATAGAATCCCAGGAACCTACGCAGTAACACTCACCGCATCCAATCAGTATACTTCAGACACCGTTACGAAAACACAGTTTGTAACAGTATCTCCAAAAGTTATCAAAGCAGATTTCTCTGCAGATCCAAGATCAGGGGAGGCTCCACTGAGAGTACAGTTTACTGATCTCTCAACAGGAAACCCGACCATGTGGAACTGGGACTTTGGAGACGGAAACATTATTCCAGCAGCTGAAAATGAATCGGAAGATGTTGCATGTGAGGGAGGAAGATGTCCACCACCACAAAACAATGTCAAAAATCCAGTTCATGTTTACAGAGTACCAGGGACCTATGCTGTAACGCTTACTGCATCCAACCAGTATACCTCTGACACCGTTACAAAAACACAGTTTGTAACGGTATCACCAAAAGTTATAAAGGCAGATTTCTCTGCAGATCCAAGATCAGGGGATGCACCACTGAGAGTCCAGTTCACAGATCTCTCAACCGGAAACCCGACCATGTGGAACTGGGACTTTGGAGACGGAAACATTATTCCGGCAGCCGAAAATGAATCGGAAGACGTTGCATGTGAGGGAGGAAGATGTCCGCCACCACAAAACAATGTCAAAAACCCGGTTCATACCTATAGAATCCCAGGAACATATGCGGTAACCCTCACTGCATCCAATCAGTATACCTCAGACACGGTCACAAAAACACAGTTTGTAACGGTAAACGATGTTTCTATCAATGCTGATTTTGTAGGTACCCCTACAAACGGGTATGCACCATTGACGGTCACCTTTACTGACACATCAACAGGTAAGCCTACTATGTGGGCATGGGATTTCGGGGATGGAACAACAGATATGGTTGGAAACCCGGTCCACACCTACACACAGCCAGGAGTGTACACCGTGACACTCACCGCTTCCAGCCAGTATGGATCATCGGATACAGAAGTTAAACAAGGATACATCACTGTTACAGCAAATGCAATTGTGGCTGATTTCGATGGCAATCCAAGATCCGGGTGTGCACCACTGACGGTCCAGTTCACAGACAAATCATCTGATTCTCCGACCATGTGGAACTGGGACTTTGGAGACGGAAACATTATTCCGGCAGCTGAAAATGAATCGGAAGACGTTGCATGTGAGGGAGGAAGATGTCCGCCACCACAAAACAACGTCAAAAACCCGGTTCATGTATACAGAGTGCCAGGAACATATGCGGTAACCCTGACTGCATCGAATCAGTACGGGGCAACCGGGACAGCAACAAAACAGGCATTTATCACTGTTGAAAGTTGTCCACCGGTGAAGGCAGATTTTGACGGGAACCCGCGAACCGGAGTTCCACCTTTATCGGTCACCTTTACTGACAAATCAACTGGAAACCCGACTATGTGGGCATGGGACTTTGGAGACGGGGCAACAGATATGATTGCAAACCCAATCCACACCTATACCAAAGAAGGGAAATACACCGTTACCCTGACTGCATCAAGCAAATACGGATCTGACACAGTTTCAAAATCTGAATTTATTTCTGTGTCAACTCCATATGATGACAACATTCCGATATCAGGTGGTTGGAACTTTATTTCCGTTCCGAAAAAACTTGCTCCCGGATATGACACAGCATCTATCTTCAGTGTTGTAGACTCTGGAGGTCACAGCATGTTCCAGTATGATACCGGAAAACACCTCTGGAATACCATGGATCCATCTACGCCGGTTAAACCACTGGAAGGATTCTGGATATATTCAAAGGGAACCTCATCTGTTCCAATCCGGTATGATACCAATCCGGTTCAGACGCCCCCGACCGGTTATCTGAAGAAGGGATGGAATGGAATCGGTTTTACAGGTAATACACCAATGGAAGCCAAGTTTACACTCCTTTCCGTTCAGGATAAGTGGGTAAACTGTGCCGGATTCAATGCCCAGATCCAGCAGTATGATCCAATGATCATCAAAGGCAGCAATGATGGAAACTTGATGTATCCATTCCGCGGTTATTGGTTATACATGACTGCGGATGGTGTTCTGGCAGCAAACGCTGCATAA